One genomic window of Chanos chanos chromosome 13, fChaCha1.1, whole genome shotgun sequence includes the following:
- the anks4b gene encoding ankyrin repeat and SAM domain-containing protein 4B: MSRYHKAAIDGYLDLLKEATRKDLNTPDEDGMTPTLWAAYHGHIDALQLICSRGGDPNRSDIWGNTPLHHAASNGHMHIISFLVSFGANLFAQDNDYHTPMDVAASRDHMNCVRFLDDAASKQTSQNPKKVARLKEQATKEAEQRVKLCEKVKRRHQSRMDRIHRGSRGSVSSEISLLSHPSIGTISNANEQFSKLIAADTKGPISTRFKGTLQGKFKKKDKGTLTRPGDSNVIFVKQENGTVREPKFTDVFNEQDEFEEEGTRAVEDEEEESDTKESIFKRPGLGNMVFRKSFSMEMMDPEDYPSGDTEDLGFLVRKEVFEAAEEEEVDVFADEGANDLPWNQEELGLDEEDEETSPLDTFLSSINLLDFAPVFTREQLDLDALILCSDEDLKGIRIQLGPRKKILEAVARRKEALGRPGPLKDTIL, encoded by the exons ATGTCAAGATATCATAAAGCGGCTATTGATGGCTACTTGGACCTTCTGAAAGAGGCCACAAGGAAAGATCTGAACACTCCGGATGAGGATGGCATGACACCCACACTATGGGCAGCATATCACGGACACATCGACGCCCTTCAGCTGATATGTAGTAGAGG TGGGGATCCTAACAGAAGTGACATATGGGGAAATACACCTTTACACCATGCTGCTTCAAATGGCCACATGCACATTATCAGCTTCCTAGTGAGCTTTGGAGCCAACCTTTTTGCTCAAGACAATGACTACCACACTCCCATGGATGTGGCGGCTTCCCGGGACCATATGAACTGCGTCCGTTTCCTAGATGATGCTGCCTCGAAGCAGACCAGCCAGAACCCCAAGAAGGTGGCCCGTCTTAAGGAGCAAGCCACCAAAGAAGCAGAACAACGGGTGAAGTtgtgtgaaaaagtgaaaaggagGCACCAGAGTAGAATGGATAGGATTCACAGAGGAAGTCGTGGATCGGTGTCCTCAGAAATCAGCCTCCTCTCTCACCCGAGCATAGGCACCATTAGCAATGCCAATGAGCAGTTCTCCAAGCTCATTGCTGCAGATACCAAAGGTCCCATCTCCACTCGGTTTAAGGGAACACTCCAGGGCAAATTCAAGAAGAAAGATAAAGGGACACTGACCAGACCAGGAGATTCCAATGTCATCTTTGTCAAGCAGGAGAATGGAACAGTTAGAGAACCAAAATTTACAGATGTCTTCAACGAACAGGATGAGTTTGAAGAGGAGGGAACAAGGGCTgtggaagatgaagaggaagaaagtgaCACCAAGGAGTCCATTTTCAAGAGACCTGGCTTAGGGAATATGGTGTTCCGAAAGAGCTTCTCCATGGAAATGATGGATCCAGAGGATTATCCAAGTGGTGACACAGAAGATCTGGGATTCCTGGTCCGTAAAGAAGTGTTTGAGgctgctgaggaagaggaagtggaCGTTTTTGCAGATGAAGGAGCCAACGACTTGCCCTGGAACCAGGAGGAGCTTGGCCttgatgaggaagatgaggagacTTCACCCTTGGATACCTTCCTCTCTTCTATCAACCTGTTGGACTTTGCACCTGTGTTCACTCGCGAACAGCTTGACTTGGATGCGCTCATTCTGTGTTCTGACGAGGACCTGAAAGGAATCCGTATCCAGCTTGGACCACGGAAGAAGATTCTGGAAGCGGTGGCCAGGCGGAAAGAAGCTTTGGGACGTCCAGGTCCACTAAAGGATACAATATTATGA
- the LOC115826825 gene encoding kelch-like protein 20 encodes MKMEIMAVNMSVTSPGTATLPPSPSLEDSGFPLASLDSEDYVFVEPRHPNKVLEGLNSLRLNNAFCDVTLCCGGQEFPCHRIVLASFSSYFQAMFSTDLMESRQERVAINGVEPQMIGMLVNYAYTAEVVISKANVQALLAAANLLDVMAVREACCRFMERQMDEMNCVGIHCFAEAHSCHELERRSMEYIQQHFSNVCKQEEFLSLCADKLTEIIASDHLNVPKEETVFEAAMLWLNKSASRRQSFEKVLEHVRLPLISPYYIHDVIESLDVVKESLKCQKLISEAKDYLLLQDRRGELYGPRARPRRSTGTAEVIVTVGGEDDKVVLRSVESFDPLTSQWKSLACLPFAVSKHGLVVSGSMLYLAGGEFPDGSASREMWRYDPCFDSWLEMAPMNVARSELGLVMLDGYVFAVGGWEGRSRLDSVECYNPQTNTWQFMESVKMAVTSPAVVALDGLLYVTGGAVLEDGDGTDLAQVYNPKTNVWTEVAPMQIARSGSAACTLKGKIYVIGGWHASTENTDKVECYDPKKNQWTMCAPMKERRYRPGVAVVDGKIYVLGGEEGWDRYHDTIERYCEETDSWEIVGEMPTSRSWLSCVSLPLRKDVHGASRPGTASETEFSVD; translated from the exons ATGAAGATGGAAATTATGGCTGTCAACATGTCGGTCACCTCCCCAGGCACGgccaccctccctccctcacccagTCTGGAGGACTCAGGTTTTCCTCTGGCCTCGCTGGATAGTGAGGACTACGTGTTTGTGGAACCTCGTCATCCCAACAAGGTACTGGAGGGGCTGAACAGTTTACGGCTGAACAATGCCTTCTGTGACGTAACActgtgctgtggaggtcagGAGTTCCCGTGTCATCGTATTGTGCTGGCCTCCTTCAGCTCCTACTTTCAG GCTATGTTCTCTACTGACCTCATGGAGTCTCGGCAGGAGCGGGTAGCCATCAATGGGGTGGAACCTCAGATGATTGGCATGCTGGTGAATTATGCTTACACGGCAGAAGTGGTGATCTCCAAGGCCAATGTGCAAGCGCTGCTGGCGGCTGCCAACCTCTTGGATGTTATGGCAGTGAGGGAGGCCTGCTGTCGTTTCATGGAGCGACAGATGGACGAGATGAACTGCGTGGGCATCCACTGTTTCGCCGAGGCCCATTCCTGTCACGAGCTGGAACGCCGTAGCatggaatacattcagcaacaCTTCAGCAACGTCTGCAAACAG GAGGAGTTTCTCTCGCTGTGTGCGGACAAACTGACTGAGATCATAGCTAGCGACCATCTGAACGTGCCCAAGGAGGAGACGGTGTTTGAGGCTGCCATGCTCTGGCTGAACAAGAGCGCCTCCCGCAGGCAAAGCTTTGAAAAG GTGCTTGAGCACGTCCGGCTGCCCTTGATAAGTCCGTACTACATCCACGACGTGATTGAGTCTCTGGATGTGGTGAAGGAGTCTTTGAAGTGTCAGAAGCTCATCTCTGAAGCCAAAGATTATCTGCTGCTACAGGATCGCAGGGGAGAACTCTACGGTCCCAGGGCACGCCCGCGCAGGTCCACGG ggacaGCTGAGGTCATCGTCACAGTTGGGGGTGAAGATGACAAGGTTGTCCTGCGGAGTGTGGAGAGTTTTGATCCCCTGACCAGCCAATGGAAAAGCCTGGCCTGTCTTCCCTTTGCTGTGAGCAAACATGGATTAGTAGTGTCAG GTTCCATGCTGTATCTTGCAGGTGGGGAGTTTCCAGATGGTTCTGCAAGCAGGGAGATGTGGCGTTATGACCCTTGTTTTGACTCCTGGCTAGAGATGGCTCCTATGAATGTGGCTAGATCAGAGTTAG GACTGGTCATGCTCGATGGTTACGTGTTTGCGGTGGGCGGTTGGGAAGGGCGGTCGCGACTGGACTCGGTCGAATGCTACAACCCTCAGACCAATACCTGGCAGTTTATGGAGTCGGTCAAAATGGCTGTGACCAGCCCTGCTGTGGTGGCCTTGGATGGACTTCTCTATGTCACAG GGGGAGCCGTTCTGGAGGATGGAGACGGCACAGATTTAGCCCAGGTTTACAACCCTAAGACGAATGTGTGGACGGAGGTGGCACCCATGCAGATAGCTCGCTCGGGATCTGCAGCATGCACCTTGAAGGGCAAAATTTACGTCATAG GTGGGTGGCATGCGTCCACAGAGAACACTGATAAGGTGGAGTGCTATGACCCTAAAAAGAACCAGTGGACCATGTGTGCCCCCATGAAGGAGAGACGCTATCGGCCTGGCGTGGCAGTGGTGGATGGCAAGATTTATGTATTAGGTGGAGAAGAGGGCTGGGATAG GTATCACGATACCATTGAGCGATACTGCGAGGAGACGGACAGCTGGGAGATCGTGGGCGAGATGCCCACCAGTCGCAGCTGGTTGAGCTGCGTGTCTCTGCCGCTTCGGAAAGACGTGCACGGCGCCAGCCGCCCTGGCACCGCCTCCGAAACCGAGTTCTCCGTGGACTGA